A stretch of the Pseudomonas helvetica genome encodes the following:
- a CDS encoding TonB-dependent receptor, which yields MKINKLYALLLASGLGGFAPQVLADDSVDVGAVNVTGKQTLGNGHMIKEESAKSRSTVTKEAMDEMAPTANALDKLKYTPGINVSSTDATGLSGTSFTMRGMNSDQVGLSSDGFPINDSGDYNIYPNLLGDPENLAEVFVTQGSAEADGPHIGSSGGNIGLVTIRPEKDPGVFVKQALGSNNLHKTFARINTGDLGGFKTWVSASHTEGDKWRGKGSLLADKVEWNTLFEDGNGNSTNAIVKYNRQENYNYNTLSKAQFENQGRRLDYAENTVYNKAGQVLQSFKLNRNPFESVTSSVTQRFQLRDDLSLTFNPYYVWSSGGSYSSQTSTALSSTSDKAGNFDLTGLGANTYYRPSWTETWRPGMTSKLKWDINDEHSLDVGYWYERARQRQTQPYIAIDPGGSPVDIWGDYGASNQLVDRNGKTVQGRHQYTVTPAQKLWIQDTWLATPDLTLTGALAYQYVEREGDNLGSLTDKPEKKDARYHEFLPSFSAKYQIDARNQTFYNVTRNMRTPPNYVLYNKGDSISLKPELSWNQELGWRYSEEAMALSASLFYITFKDRQLSTTDLNGDFVVANVGEVTNKGLELEWSGLLPHNFNYYASYTYTRSEQQDDFKNKGVLLPTSGKQLTNVPQNMLNLSLGYDDNRFYGNVAGKYVGSYYGDLTNDEKIAGRTVVDLNAGVYLPVDKKVFKKATLRFSMLNVFDKEYLASVRTVSFNSQPTNGLAPSTAYYNVGEERTAVVSLEAAF from the coding sequence GTGAAGATCAATAAACTCTATGCCCTGCTATTAGCATCGGGCCTGGGCGGCTTTGCGCCGCAGGTACTGGCTGATGACTCGGTAGATGTCGGCGCGGTGAATGTGACCGGCAAACAAACCCTGGGCAACGGCCATATGATCAAGGAAGAAAGTGCCAAATCGCGCTCCACCGTGACCAAAGAAGCCATGGACGAAATGGCGCCCACGGCAAACGCCCTGGACAAGCTCAAGTACACACCGGGGATCAACGTTTCCAGCACCGATGCCACCGGACTGAGCGGCACCAGTTTCACTATGCGCGGGATGAACTCCGATCAGGTCGGTCTTTCTTCCGACGGATTCCCGATCAATGATTCGGGTGACTACAACATTTACCCGAACCTGCTTGGCGATCCGGAAAACCTCGCCGAAGTGTTTGTCACTCAGGGCTCCGCCGAGGCTGACGGTCCGCACATCGGCTCCAGTGGCGGCAATATCGGTCTGGTGACGATTCGCCCGGAGAAGGATCCCGGCGTCTTCGTCAAACAGGCCCTGGGTTCAAACAACCTGCACAAGACCTTCGCGCGGATCAACACCGGTGATCTGGGCGGCTTCAAGACCTGGGTTTCGGCGTCGCATACCGAGGGCGACAAATGGCGGGGCAAGGGCTCATTGCTGGCTGACAAGGTGGAATGGAACACCTTGTTCGAGGACGGCAATGGCAACTCGACCAACGCCATCGTCAAATACAACCGGCAGGAAAACTACAACTACAACACCCTGAGCAAAGCCCAGTTCGAGAACCAGGGGCGACGACTGGATTACGCCGAAAACACCGTATACAACAAGGCCGGCCAGGTGTTGCAGTCCTTCAAGCTCAATCGCAATCCCTTTGAAAGCGTGACGTCTTCGGTCACTCAGCGCTTTCAACTGCGCGATGACCTGAGCCTGACATTCAACCCGTATTACGTCTGGTCCAGCGGCGGCAGCTACAGCAGCCAGACCTCCACGGCACTCTCCAGCACCTCGGACAAGGCCGGTAACTTTGACCTCACGGGGCTGGGTGCCAATACCTACTACCGACCGTCCTGGACCGAGACCTGGCGCCCCGGCATGACCAGCAAACTCAAATGGGACATCAACGATGAGCACAGCCTGGACGTTGGCTACTGGTACGAACGCGCTCGCCAACGCCAGACCCAGCCGTATATCGCGATCGATCCCGGTGGCAGCCCGGTGGATATATGGGGCGACTACGGTGCGTCCAATCAATTGGTCGACCGAAACGGCAAGACCGTTCAGGGCCGCCATCAATACACCGTGACCCCGGCACAAAAACTGTGGATTCAGGACACCTGGCTCGCCACGCCGGACCTGACGTTGACCGGTGCACTGGCGTATCAGTACGTCGAGCGTGAAGGCGACAACCTTGGCAGCCTGACCGACAAGCCGGAAAAGAAGGACGCCCGCTACCACGAGTTCCTGCCCAGCTTCAGCGCCAAGTACCAGATCGATGCGCGCAACCAGACGTTCTATAACGTCACCCGCAACATGCGCACCCCACCCAATTACGTGCTGTACAACAAGGGCGACTCCATCAGCCTGAAACCCGAGTTGAGCTGGAACCAGGAGTTGGGTTGGCGTTACAGCGAAGAGGCCATGGCGCTCAGTGCGAGCCTGTTCTACATCACCTTCAAGGATCGGCAGCTGTCGACTACCGACCTCAATGGCGACTTTGTCGTGGCCAACGTCGGTGAGGTGACCAACAAAGGCCTGGAGCTGGAGTGGAGTGGTTTACTGCCGCACAACTTTAACTATTACGCCTCGTACACCTACACCCGTTCCGAGCAGCAGGACGATTTCAAGAACAAGGGCGTGTTGCTGCCAACCTCCGGCAAGCAGCTGACCAACGTGCCGCAAAACATGCTCAACCTCAGCCTGGGTTATGACGACAACCGCTTCTACGGCAACGTCGCGGGCAAGTACGTGGGCAGTTACTACGGCGATTTGACCAACGACGAGAAGATCGCCGGGCGCACTGTGGTCGACCTCAATGCCGGCGTGTACCTGCCAGTCGACAAGAAGGTGTTCAAGAAGGCGACCCTGCGCTTCTCGATGCTCAACGTATTCGACAAGGAATACCTGGCCTCGGTGCGCACCGTGTCGTTCAACTCGCAACCCACCAATGGCCTGGCCCCAAGTACCGCGTACTACAACGTCGGCGAAGAACGCACGGCCGTGGTTTCGCTGGAAGCGGCTTTCTGA
- a CDS encoding biopolymer transporter ExbD, with product MRSWDVTHKKKAHIEIIPMIDVMMFLLVFFVLISLNVIPAVGIKTQLPVASQAQQLKPQNKAIITLGLDERLQLDGQDINESTLLAQLKVLNNGAEKLVIIINSDQGVEVKRLVSVMDLLKGNGFSSVSIATRKT from the coding sequence ATGCGCAGTTGGGATGTTACCCACAAGAAAAAAGCTCACATCGAGATCATTCCGATGATCGACGTGATGATGTTTCTGTTGGTGTTCTTCGTATTGATCAGCCTGAACGTGATTCCGGCCGTGGGCATCAAGACCCAGTTGCCGGTCGCCAGTCAGGCACAACAACTCAAGCCACAAAACAAAGCCATCATTACTCTTGGCCTTGACGAGCGCTTGCAACTCGACGGTCAGGACATCAACGAAAGTACCTTGCTAGCGCAACTTAAAGTGCTGAATAACGGCGCCGAGAAGTTGGTCATTATCATCAACAGCGATCAGGGCGTTGAAGTCAAACGCCTGGTGTCGGTGATGGATTTGCTCAAGGGCAATGGCTTCTCCTCCGTTTCTATTGCTACGCGCAAGACCTGA
- a CDS encoding energy transducer TonB, giving the protein MFSLYKARQWIACLLPACLVVIVIYTSQLQSLQIKPVYDDSTVEIALMDAAELLAAVEPTPEPPPPEPETPLVEPEVVEPVAIEPPKPKPVVKPRPPAPKPVVVKQAPAPAATAAMAKTIAPVPAPVITTAAPKPATTVATAAAAPSNAALESVYTTALRKELEKHKQYPSSREASLQRPHGDVVIWLEVDRAGNVLNSGIESKAPNMLLNRAAQTSLRRVEKVSPFPSDAFSGKDKQRFTATFSYNLE; this is encoded by the coding sequence ATGTTCAGTCTTTATAAAGCTCGCCAATGGATCGCGTGCCTGCTGCCGGCTTGCCTGGTGGTTATCGTGATCTACACCAGCCAGTTGCAGAGTTTGCAGATCAAACCGGTGTATGACGACAGCACGGTAGAAATCGCGCTGATGGATGCCGCCGAGTTGCTGGCCGCCGTCGAACCCACGCCCGAGCCTCCACCCCCGGAACCCGAGACGCCGCTGGTCGAGCCCGAAGTAGTGGAGCCGGTGGCCATCGAACCGCCTAAACCAAAGCCTGTGGTGAAACCCCGGCCGCCAGCGCCAAAACCGGTAGTGGTCAAGCAAGCACCAGCGCCTGCCGCCACCGCAGCCATGGCGAAAACCATTGCGCCGGTACCGGCTCCGGTGATCACGACCGCCGCGCCAAAACCCGCCACAACCGTTGCAACAGCGGCCGCGGCGCCGAGCAATGCAGCGCTGGAAAGTGTGTACACCACCGCGCTGCGCAAAGAACTGGAAAAGCACAAGCAATACCCCAGCAGCCGCGAAGCGTCACTGCAACGCCCGCATGGCGATGTGGTGATCTGGCTGGAAGTCGATCGCGCCGGCAACGTGTTGAACAGTGGTATCGAAAGCAAGGCACCGAACATGTTGCTCAATCGGGCGGCGCAAACCAGTTTGCGTCGGGTGGAGAAAGTCTCGCCATTTCCCTCTGATGCGTTTTCCGGCAAAGACAAACAGCGGTTTACCGCGACCTTTAGTTACAACCTTGAATAG
- a CDS encoding MotA/TolQ/ExbB proton channel family protein: MDMNLLHDITFYTLYGAAAIAAFIAVERGIYFSFSLRQAKKLEAVLNPTMHAVEDLPAALCQRNSLPLEMLETLFAHKQGLATHKDLEDLSESIYISTRSKLMHGLWLLETVVTAAPLLGLLGTILGIIDTFKALAETGVSDPGEVSKGIGTALYATALGIAVALGSMIFHNHFQDRVERITDHLKILLLRAGMGTTLKQVEVPQAIHGQLQSA; encoded by the coding sequence ATGGACATGAATCTGCTGCACGACATTACCTTCTACACCCTGTACGGCGCGGCTGCGATTGCCGCTTTCATCGCCGTCGAACGCGGAATTTACTTCAGCTTCAGCCTGCGGCAGGCGAAAAAACTCGAAGCAGTGCTAAACCCGACCATGCACGCTGTCGAGGACCTTCCCGCCGCGTTGTGCCAGCGCAACAGCCTGCCACTGGAAATGCTTGAAACGCTGTTTGCGCACAAACAAGGGCTGGCGACGCACAAGGATCTGGAAGACCTCAGTGAGTCGATCTACATTTCTACCCGCAGCAAGCTGATGCACGGTTTGTGGTTGCTTGAAACCGTGGTTACCGCAGCGCCATTGCTGGGGCTGCTGGGGACGATTCTGGGGATCATCGACACCTTCAAGGCATTGGCCGAGACCGGCGTTTCGGACCCCGGTGAAGTCTCCAAAGGCATTGGGACTGCGCTGTACGCCACGGCGCTTGGGATCGCCGTCGCGTTGGGCAGCATGATTTTCCACAACCACTTCCAGGACCGGGTCGAGCGTATTACCGACCACCTGAAAATCCTCCTGCTGCGTGCAGGGATGGGGACTACGCTAAAACAGGTTGAAGTGCCGCAAGCGATACACGGCCAACTGCAATCGGCCTGA
- a CDS encoding AraC family transcriptional regulator, giving the protein MPALETLQVFQALNRSPNARLEHSAELGDGMAAALWSNHHDAQDYEAPGHHTLSCYIAGGTGTFRREQPGTKGGPDKLCILPAEHQSAWVINGEIRLAHLYFSPEQFALGCVTLLDREPRELQLQESTFLEDPVQARRFRQLIELNWDEPGERLLTSSLAHEMLSHTLLSQVGLRQGLRLKGGLAAHQRRQLIEYIDQQLAEPISLGQLAGLCALSEYHFARMFRESFGLPPHQYLLARRLAHARHLLRNSSQPLGEIALACGFASASHFTNRFRQAMKGTPGEYRQAFLR; this is encoded by the coding sequence ATGCCCGCACTGGAAACCCTGCAAGTCTTTCAAGCCCTCAACCGCTCGCCGAATGCTCGCCTTGAGCACAGCGCCGAGCTCGGTGACGGCATGGCTGCAGCCCTGTGGAGCAATCATCACGACGCCCAGGACTATGAAGCGCCCGGTCATCACACCCTCTCCTGCTACATCGCCGGTGGCACCGGGACCTTTCGCCGCGAGCAGCCCGGCACCAAGGGCGGCCCGGACAAACTCTGCATCCTGCCTGCCGAGCACCAGTCGGCCTGGGTGATCAACGGTGAAATCCGCCTGGCTCACCTGTACTTCAGTCCCGAGCAATTTGCCCTCGGCTGCGTCACCCTGCTCGACCGTGAACCGCGTGAACTGCAATTGCAGGAAAGCACCTTTCTCGAAGACCCGGTGCAAGCCCGGCGTTTCCGTCAGTTGATTGAATTGAACTGGGACGAGCCCGGCGAACGTCTGCTGACCAGCAGCCTCGCACACGAAATGCTCAGCCACACGTTGCTCAGCCAGGTTGGCCTGCGCCAGGGTTTGCGCCTCAAGGGTGGGCTGGCGGCGCATCAGCGTCGACAGCTGATCGAGTACATCGACCAGCAATTGGCCGAGCCAATCAGCCTCGGTCAATTGGCCGGCTTGTGCGCCTTGTCGGAGTACCACTTCGCGCGGATGTTTCGCGAAAGCTTCGGCCTGCCGCCGCATCAATACCTGTTGGCCCGCCGCCTGGCTCACGCCCGGCATTTGCTGCGCAACAGCTCACAGCCGCTCGGTGAGATTGCGCTGGCCTGCGGTTTTGCCAGCGCCAGCCATTTCACCAATCGCTTTCGCCAGGCCATGAAGGGCACGCCCGGCGAATACCGCCAGGCGTTTTTGCGTTAA
- a CDS encoding bifunctional metallophosphatase/5'-nucleotidase has product MTHHSLPRLLSAVALAVAALGGCAHVQPPAQPVTVSIVAINDLHGYLQANPYSVRDSAAADGVRMLKAGGIATLGGMLTQLRKDDPQLLFIGAGDLVGGSPPLSAMWADEPTLEALRSMDMKLSAIGNHELDNGKAEFLRQLNGGCESTRPTKACQFRARYPGSGFPYLAANLIDTDTGKTLLPPYRIEEVKGQKIAFVGAVLRDVASVVSAKGLQGLRTEDEAESINRLIPELNRQGVNAIVAVVHQGGSTPEPYDKQDCSQLRGDIVDVAKRLDPAVDVLISGHSHQGYLCKVGPLLVTQGSSYGHLMTRLTLDVTPGQHRVTGIHATNLLADPTQYPADPQMLALQREVEVRSNNVLLKPVGAIAASPITRRANAAGETPLGDLIADAQLAAGATHGAQIAFMNNGGIRGDLALEPGLKRLNYGQVATVQPFNNTLIAFDLKGRQLEQLLNQQWKTAGDFNALQVSRGFSYRWDSTRPLGSRVIPGSVRLNGKPVQPERNYRLVVNGFLADGGDRFSLFKQGINRSDLEVTDLDSLINYLHRMDQQGKPVGSAKSAGRIVKVK; this is encoded by the coding sequence ATGACACATCATTCCCTGCCAAGGCTGCTCAGTGCAGTCGCCCTGGCTGTCGCCGCGCTGGGCGGTTGCGCCCATGTTCAGCCACCAGCCCAACCGGTTACCGTGAGCATCGTGGCAATCAACGATCTGCACGGTTATTTGCAGGCCAACCCGTATTCGGTTCGTGACAGCGCGGCCGCTGATGGTGTGCGCATGCTCAAGGCCGGGGGCATTGCGACCCTCGGCGGGATGCTGACGCAACTGCGCAAGGACGACCCACAGCTGTTGTTCATCGGTGCCGGTGACCTGGTGGGTGGCAGTCCGCCGCTGTCGGCGATGTGGGCCGACGAACCGACGCTCGAAGCGCTGCGGTCCATGGACATGAAACTCAGCGCCATCGGCAATCATGAGCTGGACAACGGCAAGGCGGAGTTCCTGCGCCAGCTCAATGGCGGCTGCGAATCGACTCGTCCGACCAAGGCCTGTCAGTTTCGCGCCCGCTATCCCGGCAGCGGTTTCCCGTACCTGGCGGCGAACCTGATCGACACCGATACCGGCAAAACCCTGTTGCCGCCGTACCGTATCGAAGAGGTCAAAGGCCAGAAAATCGCCTTTGTCGGCGCGGTGCTGCGCGATGTTGCCTCCGTGGTCAGCGCCAAGGGCCTACAGGGTTTGCGTACCGAGGACGAGGCCGAGTCGATCAATCGGCTGATCCCGGAACTCAACCGCCAGGGCGTCAATGCGATTGTCGCGGTGGTGCACCAGGGCGGCTCAACCCCCGAACCCTACGACAAACAGGACTGCAGCCAACTGAGAGGCGATATCGTTGACGTGGCCAAGCGACTCGATCCGGCGGTCGATGTGTTGATCTCCGGGCATTCCCATCAAGGTTATCTGTGCAAGGTCGGTCCTCTGCTGGTGACTCAGGGCAGTTCGTATGGGCATCTGATGACCCGCCTGACGCTCGATGTGACTCCTGGTCAGCATCGGGTCACGGGTATTCACGCGACTAATCTGTTGGCCGATCCGACGCAGTATCCAGCCGATCCACAGATGCTTGCCTTGCAGCGGGAAGTTGAAGTACGCAGCAATAACGTGCTGCTCAAACCGGTCGGCGCTATCGCGGCTTCACCGATCACTCGACGTGCCAATGCGGCGGGGGAGACGCCGTTGGGTGACTTGATCGCCGATGCTCAATTGGCGGCAGGCGCCACACATGGTGCGCAAATCGCTTTCATGAACAACGGTGGCATTCGTGGCGACCTGGCCCTGGAGCCTGGTCTCAAACGCCTGAATTATGGGCAGGTGGCGACGGTGCAGCCGTTTAACAACACCCTGATCGCCTTCGACCTGAAGGGGCGGCAACTCGAACAATTGCTTAATCAGCAATGGAAAACCGCAGGTGATTTTAATGCGCTGCAAGTTTCCAGGGGCTTCAGCTATCGCTGGGACTCTACGCGCCCGTTGGGGAGTCGGGTGATCCCCGGCAGTGTTCGTCTCAACGGTAAGCCAGTGCAGCCTGAGCGCAATTATCGACTGGTGGTGAACGGCTTTCTGGCCGACGGTGGCGATCGCTTCAGTCTTTTCAAACAGGGCATCAACCGTAGCGATTTGGAAGTGACGGACCTGGATAGCCTGATCAATTACTTGCACCGCATGGATCAACAAGGCAAACCCGTTGGTTCTGCGAAGAGTGCAGGGCGCATCGTGAAGGTGAAATAG
- a CDS encoding TonB-dependent receptor gives MKSRAKSAAGGLVKQWFGASALTVSALALLPLSVACAAPASEQHRALFSFSIAAKPLPQALSDFSRITGISVVYTDEAPYGLSAPAINGEMSAEQAMQRLLGKSGFTFRQTDAHTLALEPQPTEGALNLGATTITSAVEQPMSYQPPSTTSVARSSASLQEIPQTINVIPAQVLRDQVPRNLDDALANVSGITQGNTLGSTQDSVMTRGFGDNRNGSIMRDGMPLVQGRGLNASVDRVEVLKGPASLLYGIQDPGGVVNMVSKKPELTQYNALTLRGSSYGNGKNGSGGSLDSTGPLGDSGLAYRMVLDHEDEDYWRNFGTHRETLIAPSLAWFGESTKLLFAYEHREFLAPFDRGTAIDPRTNHPLDIPRGRRLDEPFNNMEGRSDLYHFEADHELNDNWKAHFGYSWNRETYDASQVRITAIDPKKGTLTRSMDGTQGALTTDRFTTASLEGKVDVAGMQHDLVFGVDDEYRKIYRADLIRQKSLFPSFSYLDPVYGREVAGTTVSAADSNQTDLLRSDSVFLQDSIHLNDQWILVAGGRFQEYDQYAGKGRPFKANTDSNGQKWVPRAGLVYRYTDELSFYGSYTESFKPNSTIAPLSGSSIVLDGSIAPEEAKSWELGAKLDMPGRMTGNIALFDIKKRNVLVSNSENPLVTTYSAAGEVRSRGLEVDLTGQLSDRWSMIGSYAYTDAEVTEDPTYKGKRLQNVAKNTGSLSAVYDFGTIIGGDQLRVGAGARYVGERAGNAVNDFDLPSYTVADAFATYDTKLDGQKVKFQLNVKNLFDRTYYTSAVNRFFVSMGDSRQISLSSTLEF, from the coding sequence ATGAAGTCCAGGGCAAAATCGGCGGCAGGCGGTTTGGTTAAACAGTGGTTTGGCGCTTCTGCGCTGACCGTTTCGGCGTTGGCCTTGTTGCCATTGAGCGTGGCGTGCGCCGCGCCGGCCAGCGAACAACACCGCGCGCTATTTAGCTTCAGCATCGCCGCCAAACCCTTGCCCCAGGCGTTGAGCGACTTCAGCCGAATCACCGGCATCAGTGTGGTTTACACCGATGAAGCGCCCTACGGTCTCAGCGCACCGGCCATCAACGGCGAGATGAGTGCCGAGCAAGCGATGCAGCGCTTGCTCGGCAAATCCGGTTTCACCTTCCGCCAGACCGACGCCCACACGCTGGCCCTTGAACCACAACCCACCGAAGGCGCGCTGAATCTCGGCGCGACCACCATCACCTCGGCGGTTGAGCAACCGATGAGCTATCAGCCGCCGTCCACCACCTCCGTGGCACGTTCATCGGCCTCGCTTCAGGAAATCCCCCAGACCATCAACGTGATCCCGGCCCAGGTGCTGCGTGACCAGGTGCCGCGCAATCTGGACGATGCGCTGGCCAATGTCAGCGGCATTACCCAAGGCAACACGCTGGGGAGTACTCAGGATTCGGTGATGACTCGCGGGTTCGGTGACAACCGCAACGGCTCGATCATGCGCGATGGCATGCCGCTGGTGCAGGGCCGTGGCCTGAACGCCTCGGTGGATCGGGTTGAAGTCTTGAAGGGACCGGCTTCGTTGCTCTACGGCATCCAGGACCCCGGTGGCGTGGTGAACATGGTCAGCAAGAAGCCCGAACTGACGCAATACAACGCCTTGACCCTGCGCGGCTCGAGCTATGGCAACGGCAAGAACGGCAGCGGTGGCAGCCTCGACAGCACCGGGCCACTGGGCGACTCCGGTCTGGCTTACCGAATGGTGCTGGACCACGAAGATGAAGACTACTGGCGCAATTTCGGCACGCATCGCGAGACGTTGATCGCGCCATCCCTGGCCTGGTTCGGAGAGAGCACCAAGCTCTTGTTTGCCTACGAGCACCGCGAGTTTCTTGCACCGTTCGACCGTGGCACGGCCATTGACCCGCGCACCAATCATCCGTTGGACATCCCGCGTGGCCGGCGTCTCGACGAGCCGTTCAACAATATGGAAGGCCGTTCGGACCTGTACCATTTCGAAGCCGACCACGAGCTCAATGACAACTGGAAAGCCCACTTCGGCTACAGCTGGAACCGCGAAACCTACGACGCCAGTCAGGTTCGCATCACCGCCATCGACCCGAAAAAAGGCACACTGACCCGCAGCATGGACGGCACCCAGGGCGCCCTGACCACCGACCGTTTCACCACCGCCAGCCTTGAAGGCAAGGTCGATGTGGCCGGCATGCAACACGATCTGGTATTCGGTGTGGATGACGAATACCGCAAGATCTACCGCGCCGACCTGATCCGGCAGAAGAGCCTGTTCCCGTCCTTCAGCTATCTGGACCCGGTCTACGGTCGTGAAGTGGCCGGCACCACGGTCAGCGCAGCGGACAGCAATCAGACCGATCTGCTGCGCAGCGATTCGGTGTTCCTGCAGGACTCGATCCACCTGAACGACCAGTGGATTCTGGTGGCTGGCGGACGCTTCCAGGAGTACGACCAGTACGCCGGCAAGGGCCGTCCGTTCAAGGCCAACACCGACAGCAACGGTCAGAAATGGGTGCCGCGTGCCGGCCTGGTGTATCGCTATACCGACGAGTTGTCGTTCTACGGCAGTTACACCGAATCCTTCAAACCGAACTCGACCATTGCGCCGTTGAGCGGCAGCTCGATCGTGCTCGATGGCAGCATTGCACCGGAAGAAGCCAAGTCCTGGGAACTGGGGGCCAAGCTCGACATGCCGGGCCGCATGACCGGTAACATTGCGCTGTTCGACATCAAGAAACGCAACGTGTTGGTGTCCAACTCCGAGAACCCGTTGGTCACCACCTACAGTGCGGCCGGTGAAGTGCGTTCCCGTGGCCTGGAAGTGGACCTGACCGGTCAGTTGAGCGACCGCTGGAGCATGATCGGCAGCTACGCCTACACCGACGCCGAGGTCACCGAAGACCCGACCTACAAAGGAAAACGACTGCAAAACGTGGCGAAAAACACCGGCTCGCTGTCGGCAGTCTATGACTTCGGCACCATCATCGGTGGCGACCAACTGCGGGTCGGCGCAGGCGCGCGGTATGTCGGCGAGCGGGCCGGTAACGCGGTGAACGACTTCGACCTGCCGAGCTATACCGTGGCCGATGCCTTCGCCACCTACGACACCAAACTCGACGGGCAGAAGGTCAAGTTCCAGCTCAACGTGAAAAACCTCTTCGACCGCACCTACTACACCTCGGCCGTCAACCGGTTCTTTGTGTCGATGGGCGATTCGCGCCAGATCTCGCTGTCCAGCACGTTGGAGTTCTGA